A stretch of Thermococcus bergensis DNA encodes these proteins:
- a CDS encoding class I SAM-dependent methyltransferase, with protein MESERGKERFSELREILSRHLPIKSGRALDIGCNAGLSSFVLEELGFDVVGIDIQEKAVERAKELAKKRGSKAKFYVMNAKNLDFKENTFDLVALLGYPLAHFSIWDFDRILQEIKRVTLVPTICEVV; from the coding sequence ATAGAAAGCGAGAGAGGTAAAGAAAGATTTTCAGAGTTAAGAGAGATTCTTTCAAGACACTTACCCATTAAGAGCGGCAGAGCTTTGGACATTGGCTGCAACGCTGGGCTAAGCAGTTTTGTTTTAGAAGAGCTGGGTTTCGACGTTGTGGGCATAGACATTCAAGAAAAGGCCGTAGAGCGGGCTAAAGAGTTAGCCAAAAAGCGAGGTTCAAAGGCAAAATTTTATGTTATGAACGCTAAAAATCTAGATTTCAAAGAAAACACCTTTGACCTCGTTGCTCTGCTAGGTTATCCACTGGCACATTTTAGCATCTGGGATTTTGATAGGATTCTGCAGGAAATTAAACGAGTCACCCTAGTTCCCACCATCTGTGAAGTTGTATAA
- a CDS encoding DUF257 family protein: MEVAMTEGAKIWESIVPGESALVEYDSLTLPYKGFYYLLTWARKKGYDVMVIDILDTLSLYKTQISLAKLETEFFENLKVIKVGGRLNVGKVLARLPASDIPKLIKDFELTCTPYFSQNETKQTIVVVLGLSRVFLLAESKFEALMLLDLLVKYGNSQKKTIFYFVNRDVLDDGSRYVMSLLEELATTVIRAVRAKDEEGTKPYVYVMVLKAINTEMEGFKLKL; encoded by the coding sequence GTGGAGGTGGCAATGACCGAAGGGGCTAAAATATGGGAATCAATTGTTCCGGGAGAGAGTGCCCTAGTGGAGTATGACTCACTGACACTTCCCTACAAGGGGTTCTACTACTTGCTCACCTGGGCTAGAAAAAAAGGCTATGACGTAATGGTCATTGATATTCTCGATACTCTATCCTTATACAAAACCCAGATAAGCCTTGCAAAGCTGGAAACGGAATTTTTTGAGAACTTAAAGGTCATTAAAGTTGGTGGTCGCTTAAACGTAGGCAAAGTGCTTGCTAGACTACCCGCGAGTGACATTCCAAAGCTCATTAAGGATTTTGAATTAACTTGCACTCCCTACTTCTCCCAAAATGAAACCAAACAAACCATCGTCGTCGTTTTAGGCTTATCTAGAGTATTTTTGCTTGCTGAATCAAAGTTTGAAGCCCTTATGCTCCTTGACCTGCTTGTGAAATACGGGAACTCCCAGAAAAAGACCATATTTTACTTTGTGAACAGAGATGTCCTAGATGATGGTTCCAGATACGTAATGTCCCTCCTAGAAGAATTGGCAACCACTGTAATAAGAGCTGTAAGGGCAAAAGATGAAGAAGGAACCAAGCCATACGTGTATGTTATGGTTTTAAAGGCAATTAACACGGAGATGGAGGGCTTTAAACTAAAACTCTAG
- a CDS encoding carbon-nitrogen hydrolase family protein, producing MKVALIPMPVEDGNFETNWKEFERRFKEALHHSPDFIVFPEYCLTGFREWDFSGAKLYGEIVKRVSTLAKNNAVYVIFGLLEPYKDCVYNSALLINREGEVILRHRKFQEPMKFCTGNTVKTAKTEFGKVAVIICGDLYNKRIAKWIKKKKPDFLFVPMEYSPESGKISEEDLKAMSERVKLLNVKTFIVNSYPPGGAWVFDEGGNLLRKSSGDKLLIFEV from the coding sequence GTGAAAGTTGCCCTAATCCCGATGCCCGTTGAAGATGGAAACTTTGAGACTAACTGGAAGGAGTTTGAGAGACGATTCAAAGAAGCATTACACCATAGTCCCGATTTTATAGTTTTCCCGGAGTACTGCCTCACAGGCTTTAGAGAGTGGGACTTCAGTGGAGCAAAGCTATATGGTGAAATTGTTAAGAGAGTGAGCACTCTTGCGAAGAATAACGCCGTGTATGTAATCTTTGGGCTCTTGGAACCGTATAAGGACTGTGTCTATAACTCCGCTCTCCTGATAAACCGTGAAGGAGAAGTGATCCTTAGGCACCGCAAGTTTCAAGAGCCAATGAAGTTCTGTACGGGCAATACAGTGAAGACTGCTAAGACTGAGTTCGGCAAAGTGGCGGTTATCATCTGCGGCGACCTCTATAACAAGCGCATAGCGAAGTGGATAAAAAAGAAAAAGCCCGATTTTCTGTTTGTGCCCATGGAGTATTCACCCGAGAGCGGAAAGATAAGCGAGGAAGACCTTAAGGCAATGTCCGAAAGGGTTAAACTCCTCAACGTTAAGACTTTTATCGTTAACAGTTATCCTCCGGGCGGAGCTTGGGTGTTTGATGAGGGAGGAAATCTCTTGAGGAAAAGTAGCGGTGATAAGCTCTTAATTTTTGAAGTCTAG
- a CDS encoding GNAT family N-acetyltransferase: MEYTIVDGERYLEEIKKLDREISYSFVRFSIPYEDFAKRHEELFRELLSHGEHKFFAALDEKGKLLGHVWICLTLDTVDYVKIAYIYDIEVIKKARGLGIGSALLRRAESWAREKGAKKIVLRVEIDNPAVKWYEERGYKGRAIIMEKLLDFKN, from the coding sequence ATGGAGTACACGATAGTTGATGGGGAGAGATACCTGGAAGAGATCAAAAAGCTTGACAGGGAAATAAGCTACTCGTTCGTTCGCTTTTCCATTCCCTATGAGGACTTCGCAAAGAGGCACGAAGAACTCTTTAGAGAGCTCCTTTCACACGGAGAGCACAAGTTCTTCGCAGCCCTCGATGAGAAAGGAAAGCTACTGGGTCATGTCTGGATTTGTTTGACCCTTGATACTGTGGACTACGTTAAAATAGCCTACATTTACGACATTGAAGTTATTAAAAAGGCAAGAGGGCTTGGAATCGGTTCAGCTCTTTTAAGGAGAGCTGAATCATGGGCAAGAGAGAAGGGAGCAAAGAAAATTGTGCTGAGAGTTGAAATTGATAACCCTGCAGTAAAATGGTACGAAGAACGGGGATACAAGGGGAGGGCAATTATAATGGAGAAATTGCTAGACTTCAAAAATTAA
- a CDS encoding DUF1611 domain-containing protein: MKKALILAEGRYKTTDGKTAHGLVRYSKRFKIVGVIDSTLAGKDAGEVLDGIPRNIPIYGSFEEAIAENPDVEYLIIGVATPGGYLPPIYREIIKKAIKRGMNIVNGLHNFLSDDPEFSRLAKRYKVQLIDVRKIYRDLKIPFTGKIEEVKAIKVAVLGTDGAIGKRTTAIMLHEAFKHFGKKSVFVAMGQTGWMQGAKYCIVMDSIVNDFVAGAIEDVIWRAWKEENPDVIVTHGEGSLLHPAYPGGFELIASGRPDYIVLQHAPSRKFFDDFSQYEIPPLEKYIQLIELLSGKKPIAITINSERLTKEEALQKAREIEATYGILTRVPLYEGVEDIVKAILEDAERLKAVAQQEVTANASQML; the protein is encoded by the coding sequence ATGAAGAAAGCCTTGATTCTTGCGGAAGGAAGGTACAAAACGACCGATGGAAAGACTGCCCATGGGTTGGTTAGATACTCTAAGAGATTTAAGATTGTGGGGGTAATAGATTCCACTTTGGCTGGAAAGGACGCTGGAGAAGTCTTGGATGGAATACCCCGCAACATTCCCATCTACGGAAGCTTTGAGGAAGCAATTGCAGAGAATCCCGATGTTGAGTATCTCATAATTGGAGTGGCGACCCCTGGTGGATATTTGCCTCCGATCTACAGGGAGATTATAAAAAAGGCAATAAAAAGAGGGATGAACATAGTTAACGGTCTCCACAACTTCCTCAGCGACGATCCCGAATTTTCTCGCCTAGCCAAGAGGTACAAAGTTCAGCTGATAGATGTAAGGAAGATATACAGAGACCTAAAGATTCCTTTCACAGGAAAAATTGAGGAAGTCAAAGCCATAAAAGTTGCCGTACTGGGGACTGATGGTGCAATAGGCAAAAGAACCACCGCAATAATGCTTCATGAGGCATTCAAGCACTTTGGAAAGAAGAGCGTTTTTGTGGCAATGGGACAAACAGGGTGGATGCAAGGGGCAAAATACTGCATAGTAATGGACTCAATAGTAAACGACTTCGTTGCAGGGGCTATTGAGGACGTTATCTGGAGAGCCTGGAAGGAAGAAAACCCCGATGTTATTGTGACACACGGAGAAGGTTCGCTCCTCCACCCAGCTTATCCAGGTGGATTTGAGTTAATAGCCTCTGGAAGACCGGATTATATTGTGCTCCAGCATGCTCCATCAAGAAAATTTTTCGATGACTTCTCCCAGTACGAGATTCCACCCTTGGAGAAGTACATACAGCTGATTGAACTCCTCTCCGGTAAAAAACCGATAGCTATCACAATAAACTCTGAAAGACTCACGAAGGAAGAGGCTCTCCAAAAAGCAAGAGAGATAGAGGCAACATATGGGATTCTAACGAGAGTACCTCTATATGAGGGTGTCGAAGACATAGTTAAGGCAATTCTTGAAGACGCAGAACGCCTAAAAGCAGTAGCCCAGCAAGAGGTGACTGCAAATGCCTCTCAAATGCTTTGA
- a CDS encoding pyridoxal-phosphate dependent enzyme → METEQDSDESPLLRATSLEEKLGISKIYLKLEAANPTKTHKDRIAKAHVKQAKALGFSGITVGTCGNYGTSIAYFAEKEGLRAVIFIPRHYENSRVEEMKMHGAEVIFVDGPYESAVFMSKTFAAAMNYYDANPGSQPMIDYEAYSLISKEILKEIEPYAVFVPVGNGSTLVGVYYGFKKYGKMPKIIGVTTSYGNQILNAFYTGSMEEVRDFVETKLNEPLVSSVSFDLQNALEAVKASKGYVFGFADDTALKYAKILEMSERIKVLPASALTLAGLVKFVRKFGVNNENFVLLLTGGV, encoded by the coding sequence ATGGAGACAGAACAGGACTCCGATGAATCCCCCCTATTAAGGGCAACAAGCCTAGAAGAGAAATTAGGGATTTCGAAAATCTATCTAAAACTAGAAGCAGCAAATCCAACAAAAACACACAAAGACAGGATCGCAAAGGCACACGTTAAACAGGCAAAAGCCCTCGGCTTTTCTGGGATTACTGTGGGAACCTGTGGTAATTACGGGACATCTATAGCATATTTTGCAGAAAAAGAGGGACTAAGAGCCGTGATCTTTATTCCAAGGCACTATGAAAACTCAAGAGTGGAAGAAATGAAAATGCATGGGGCAGAGGTTATATTCGTAGACGGGCCATATGAGTCAGCAGTCTTTATGAGCAAAACTTTTGCAGCAGCTATGAATTATTACGATGCAAACCCGGGATCGCAACCCATGATAGATTACGAAGCTTATTCCCTCATTTCAAAAGAAATTCTCAAAGAAATTGAGCCATATGCAGTCTTTGTTCCCGTAGGAAACGGTTCCACTCTGGTGGGGGTTTACTATGGTTTCAAAAAATATGGAAAGATGCCAAAAATCATTGGAGTTACAACAAGCTACGGAAATCAAATACTGAACGCATTTTATACCGGTAGTATGGAAGAAGTTAGAGACTTCGTTGAAACTAAGCTCAACGAGCCTCTTGTTTCCTCGGTATCCTTTGATCTTCAAAATGCCCTTGAAGCTGTAAAAGCATCGAAAGGGTATGTTTTTGGTTTTGCCGATGATACAGCCTTAAAATATGCCAAGATTTTGGAAATGAGTGAGAGGATAAAGGTTCTCCCAGCCTCTGCCCTAACTTTAGCCGGGCTTGTTAAGTTTGTTAGAAAATTCGGTGTAAATAACGAGAATTTCGTCCTGCTCCTTACTGGAGGGGTTTGA
- a CDS encoding MFS transporter, whose amino-acid sequence MKASRKRENASLRAIEDSALFAYTKKSKIRWFYAFVPFKVSTGGTSTLIPLLTLEAGGSAQEVGVINAIGSIASMIGGVFWGKLSDKMLKRKPFLILGFIGTSLFSFLMAFSRSITQLMVLNFLYSFFIAATIPIPVILIARVLKKKQLDYGIAKFNEIGGWAWVIGLILGFFLAYFLSIRQLLVVFAVVNIPSIVLGVKWIQEAPFRIERRSLGVYANYIVEKFRYLPNIMIHLPEYNKRALTRFLEFKEFYLASILFWVGAMLYFSQFPVLLKSRNISTPEIYLAAVLNSSISAYMYMKAGIHTERRGGKASLLRGLSIRSFSFSLILFGLSQTGTVFKLYAFVSYALAGYSWAYIGISTTSIISKLAKEKEKGAMMGFYNLISSLGAIIGSILSGFIVKAGGFFADFLLASLLILLSIFTLMRFDVTARSRHKV is encoded by the coding sequence ATGAAGGCTTCTCGGAAGAGGGAGAATGCATCCCTAAGAGCCATCGAAGATTCAGCCCTGTTTGCCTACACAAAGAAGTCCAAGATTAGATGGTTTTACGCATTTGTCCCATTCAAGGTTTCAACAGGTGGTACTTCTACACTGATACCCCTCCTAACTTTAGAAGCAGGTGGATCTGCTCAGGAAGTAGGAGTAATTAACGCTATTGGAAGCATTGCCTCAATGATAGGGGGAGTATTTTGGGGAAAGCTCTCAGATAAAATGCTTAAAAGAAAACCTTTTTTGATACTGGGCTTTATCGGAACATCTTTGTTCTCGTTTCTAATGGCGTTTTCAAGGAGCATTACTCAGCTAATGGTCCTCAACTTTCTGTATTCTTTCTTCATCGCAGCTACAATTCCAATTCCCGTTATACTTATTGCAAGAGTCCTAAAGAAAAAGCAACTCGACTATGGGATTGCGAAGTTCAACGAGATAGGTGGATGGGCGTGGGTTATTGGACTTATTTTAGGGTTTTTCCTAGCTTATTTTCTAAGTATTAGACAACTTCTTGTAGTTTTTGCTGTTGTTAATATTCCTTCGATTGTTTTGGGAGTTAAGTGGATTCAAGAAGCCCCGTTTAGGATTGAGAGAAGGAGTTTGGGAGTTTATGCAAACTACATTGTCGAAAAGTTTAGGTATCTGCCAAATATCATGATTCACCTGCCTGAGTATAACAAGCGAGCTCTCACAAGATTTTTGGAGTTTAAGGAGTTTTATCTTGCCTCAATCCTCTTCTGGGTAGGAGCGATGTTATATTTTTCACAATTCCCAGTCCTGTTAAAATCCCGCAATATTAGCACGCCCGAGATATACCTAGCTGCTGTTCTAAACTCATCAATATCAGCCTACATGTATATGAAAGCCGGAATACACACCGAGAGAAGAGGTGGAAAAGCTTCTCTCCTTAGGGGATTGAGCATAAGAAGCTTTAGTTTTTCCCTTATTCTGTTCGGCTTATCTCAAACTGGAACGGTATTTAAACTCTACGCCTTCGTCTCCTATGCACTGGCTGGCTATTCATGGGCATACATAGGTATATCAACAACTTCAATAATCTCTAAGCTTGCGAAAGAGAAAGAAAAAGGGGCAATGATGGGCTTTTATAACCTGATAAGTTCTCTCGGTGCTATCATCGGAAGTATATTGAGCGGATTTATCGTGAAAGCAGGGGGATTCTTTGCAGACTTCCTTCTTGCTTCCCTCTTAATACTTCTCAGCATTTTTACCCTCATGAGGTTTGATGTAACCGCCCGCTCTCGGCACAAAGTCTAA
- the metG gene encoding methionine--tRNA ligase subunit beta produces the protein MELYDVNEFWKFDLRVGLVKKAEKLKRTNKLIKLEVDFGNEQRTIITGLADQYSPEELERKKFIFVLNLKPKKLSGVESQGMLIVAESEDGKVYLLPVPDEVPVGTKVW, from the coding sequence ATGGAACTTTACGACGTCAATGAATTCTGGAAGTTTGACCTTAGAGTGGGCCTCGTTAAGAAGGCTGAAAAGCTGAAGAGAACCAACAAGCTAATAAAACTCGAAGTGGACTTTGGAAATGAGCAGAGGACTATAATAACCGGTTTAGCCGACCAATACTCTCCTGAGGAGCTTGAAAGGAAGAAGTTTATCTTCGTTTTAAACCTGAAGCCCAAGAAGCTTTCGGGCGTTGAAAGTCAGGGGATGCTGATAGTAGCCGAGAGCGAGGACGGAAAGGTTTACCTTCTCCCGGTTCCAGATGAAGTTCCCGTAGGAACGAAGGTGTGGTAG
- a CDS encoding arginase family protein encodes MRAPTREQVEFAKEHGVKIISASEIYQSPRVHVSFEKAYLSFDMDVLDPAFAPGVGNPEPGGLSTRELVEVIKSLNVEIIAFDIVELNPKYDYKGISAFAAAKIIREVLGKAAKTK; translated from the coding sequence GTGAGGGCACCTACAAGAGAGCAGGTCGAATTTGCAAAGGAGCATGGAGTAAAAATAATCTCCGCATCAGAGATTTATCAATCTCCAAGAGTCCATGTGTCTTTCGAAAAAGCATACCTTTCGTTTGATATGGACGTCCTAGATCCTGCCTTTGCCCCTGGTGTGGGAAATCCTGAGCCTGGAGGTCTTAGCACGAGGGAGCTTGTCGAGGTAATAAAGAGCTTGAACGTGGAAATAATTGCCTTTGACATTGTGGAGCTCAATCCTAAGTACGATTACAAAGGTATAAGTGCTTTTGCTGCTGCAAAGATAATAAGGGAAGTTCTGGGGAAAGCCGCAAAAACCAAATGA
- the thrC gene encoding threonine synthase — translation MLKCTACGREYSLRKPYQRCECGEPLELELFKSAPGIGKRVWERFSGFFPFELKPELSLGEGDTPLIKAKKLSKELGVKLYLKNETTNPTWSFKDRGTYLGIHRALQLGFKKIGTVSTGNMAASVAAYGARAELETYILVSSTIAKEKLKALAPYGAEVIKVHGDYGELYYKSLEIGQKKGIYFINSDDPFRVEGYKSISFEIIEETTPDYVVIPTSSGGLFRGIVKGFLELKESGLIEKLPRFVTVQAEGCSPICKAFNNGKEKIERFENPHTIAHAIENPYPPSGNAVLRLLRKLNGLCVAVRDEETLKAQEELGREGLFVQPASATGIAAIRKLREKGIIEENSRVVSILTGAGLKTLSYVEAPKAKECDLASFDDCFR, via the coding sequence ATGCTGAAATGTACTGCATGCGGGAGAGAGTACTCTCTGAGAAAGCCATATCAGAGATGTGAATGCGGGGAGCCCTTGGAGCTTGAGCTTTTCAAGAGCGCTCCCGGGATAGGGAAAAGAGTTTGGGAGAGATTCTCTGGATTTTTCCCATTTGAGCTCAAACCCGAGTTAAGTCTTGGAGAGGGGGATACTCCGCTGATAAAGGCAAAAAAGCTCTCGAAGGAGCTTGGGGTTAAGCTGTACCTTAAAAACGAAACCACAAATCCCACGTGGAGCTTTAAGGATAGGGGAACTTATCTCGGCATTCACAGGGCTCTTCAGCTGGGGTTTAAGAAAATCGGCACTGTTTCGACGGGCAACATGGCGGCAAGCGTTGCCGCTTACGGAGCAAGAGCAGAGCTCGAAACTTACATTCTTGTATCTTCAACGATAGCGAAAGAGAAACTTAAAGCTCTTGCACCTTATGGGGCCGAGGTAATTAAAGTCCATGGAGATTACGGGGAGCTCTACTACAAAAGCCTTGAAATAGGACAAAAGAAGGGCATATACTTCATAAACTCCGACGATCCGTTTAGAGTTGAGGGTTACAAGAGCATAAGCTTCGAGATAATTGAGGAAACAACTCCAGATTACGTTGTTATTCCTACATCTTCGGGGGGTCTTTTCAGGGGAATCGTGAAGGGGTTCCTTGAGCTAAAGGAGAGCGGATTAATTGAGAAGCTTCCCCGTTTTGTGACGGTTCAGGCGGAAGGATGTTCTCCAATATGCAAAGCTTTCAATAATGGAAAAGAAAAAATAGAGAGGTTTGAGAATCCGCATACCATAGCACATGCCATAGAAAATCCCTACCCGCCGAGCGGAAACGCTGTTCTAAGACTTTTGAGGAAGCTTAATGGACTGTGCGTTGCCGTTAGAGATGAAGAAACCTTAAAAGCTCAGGAGGAGCTTGGTAGAGAAGGTTTATTCGTCCAGCCTGCATCTGCAACAGGGATAGCTGCTATAAGAAAGTTAAGGGAAAAGGGGATAATCGAGGAGAACTCAAGAGTAGTGAGTATTCTCACAGGGGCTGGATTGAAGACTTTAAGCTACGTTGAAGCTCCAAAGGCGAAAGAGTGTGATTTGGCTTCTTTTGATGACTGTTTTCGCTGA
- a CDS encoding DODA-type extradiol aromatic ring-opening family dioxygenase, with amino-acid sequence MLIGAAMMPHGNPVLNPEDEETRKLAEALKEIGKELSRADVYVLISPHNVRMSEVLGIIMAENLISWLGFGGVQLPGEYKTDKELARKIYLKAKAKDLPVVDINFASLSGEYSRFPLTWGELIPLQFLEKRPVVLLTPARHIPKETLVKFGEVVGEVLENYEKKVAFIASADHAHAHGNGPYGYAPEAKEYDELIMRIIQENRLEELLEIPDDLINKALPDSYWQLLVLYGVLKKVPMKVKRTAYACPSYFGMGAALFIRE; translated from the coding sequence GTGTTAATTGGTGCTGCAATGATGCCTCATGGAAACCCCGTTCTCAATCCAGAGGATGAGGAAACGAGAAAGCTTGCAGAGGCCCTCAAGGAGATTGGTAAAGAACTTTCAAGGGCAGATGTTTACGTCCTCATAAGCCCCCACAACGTCCGCATGAGCGAAGTCCTTGGCATCATAATGGCTGAGAATCTAATTTCGTGGCTCGGCTTTGGTGGGGTTCAGCTTCCGGGAGAGTATAAAACGGATAAAGAGCTCGCTAGGAAAATATACCTAAAAGCAAAGGCTAAAGATTTGCCGGTAGTTGACATAAACTTTGCTTCGCTGAGCGGGGAGTACTCTCGCTTCCCCCTGACGTGGGGAGAGCTCATACCCCTCCAATTTTTGGAAAAGAGACCAGTAGTGCTTTTAACTCCCGCACGGCACATTCCGAAAGAAACGCTCGTCAAATTTGGTGAGGTAGTTGGGGAAGTCCTTGAAAACTATGAGAAAAAGGTAGCCTTCATAGCGAGTGCAGACCATGCCCATGCACACGGTAACGGCCCGTATGGCTATGCACCCGAGGCTAAGGAATACGATGAGCTCATCATGAGAATAATCCAAGAAAATAGGCTTGAAGAGCTCCTTGAGATACCGGATGACCTGATAAACAAAGCCTTGCCAGACAGCTACTGGCAACTGCTCGTCCTTTACGGCGTTTTGAAGAAGGTGCCAATGAAGGTTAAAAGAACTGCCTACGCTTGCCCATCATACTTTGGCATGGGCGCGGCTTTGTTCATAAGGGAATAG
- a CDS encoding RNA-guided endonuclease InsQ/TnpB family protein, whose product MKRTVTVKLQPSKEQEKTLFELAQATTIIWNKLNYERLKQFKEFGKIDFGTTEKEAYYTFKDWIGGSTVQQLARKNAEAWRSFFSLLKKKKKGELSEWFKPQPPKFVKEENGGKLFVIPLRNDQYKIDGNTIELRRLGRFGRLKMQFKGRIHLKGKQGRLEIVYDSVKRKWYAHVSYTVEEKLTGGEWVEVPRKPKSNLTAGIDLGVNNLIAIYIENGEAFLVNGRPLKSIAFYWQKRIADYQSKINRSGAKKSRRLKMMYQKAKLQARHYINKAVRQTMEKLYQLGVSIIVVGYPKEIARNSNKGERQNFILSQVWRFNYLIKRLTEVAEEVGIEVLLVDEAFTSKLCPLCGQRHSNGRIFRGLFKCRREGVVMNADLVGAFNILRKAVRTITPSLSALAGGRGNGGKTLPEGSKTRFNLGLNETPQTSPPLVRG is encoded by the coding sequence ATGAAAAGAACCGTAACAGTAAAACTCCAACCCTCAAAAGAACAAGAAAAAACACTCTTCGAATTAGCCCAAGCCACTACAATAATCTGGAATAAACTCAATTACGAGCGTTTAAAGCAATTCAAAGAATTCGGGAAGATCGACTTTGGGACAACGGAAAAAGAAGCTTACTATACCTTCAAGGATTGGATTGGAGGTTCAACAGTACAACAATTAGCGAGGAAGAACGCTGAAGCCTGGCGTAGTTTCTTCTCTCTACTCAAGAAGAAAAAGAAAGGAGAGCTATCAGAATGGTTCAAACCTCAACCACCAAAATTCGTCAAGGAGGAGAATGGAGGAAAACTATTCGTAATCCCACTCAGGAACGACCAGTACAAAATTGATGGGAACACAATCGAGTTGAGACGGCTTGGAAGGTTTGGAAGGTTAAAAATGCAGTTCAAGGGGAGGATACACTTGAAGGGTAAACAGGGGAGGCTTGAAATTGTCTATGACTCTGTAAAGCGGAAATGGTATGCTCACGTGAGTTACACGGTCGAAGAAAAACTAACCGGTGGAGAGTGGGTGGAAGTCCCAAGAAAACCAAAGAGCAACCTAACAGCAGGAATAGACCTCGGAGTAAATAATTTAATTGCCATTTACATTGAGAATGGTGAAGCTTTTCTCGTGAACGGGAGACCACTAAAATCAATAGCCTTTTACTGGCAAAAAAGAATAGCAGATTATCAGTCTAAAATCAACAGGAGTGGTGCTAAAAAGAGCAGGAGGCTTAAGATGATGTACCAGAAGGCTAAACTACAAGCAAGACATTACATTAACAAGGCAGTTAGACAAACTATGGAAAAACTTTATCAATTAGGCGTTAGCATAATTGTGGTTGGTTATCCAAAAGAAATCGCAAGGAATTCTAACAAGGGGGAAAGGCAGAACTTCATACTCTCTCAAGTGTGGCGGTTTAATTATCTCATCAAACGCTTAACCGAGGTTGCTGAAGAGGTTGGTATTGAAGTTTTGCTTGTTGATGAGGCTTTTACTTCTAAGCTTTGCCCCCTCTGCGGCCAGCGCCATTCTAATGGTAGAATTTTTAGGGGTTTATTCAAGTGCCGCAGGGAGGGTGTTGTAATGAATGCTGACTTGGTTGGAGCGTTTAACATTTTGAGAAAAGCGGTTAGAACGATAACCCCGAGCCTTTCCGCTCTAGCGGGGGGTAGGGGTAATGGGGGGAAGACCCTCCCCGAGGGGTCGAAGACCCGCTTTAACTTGGGCCTAAATGAGACCCCTCAAACCTCCCCGCCCTTGGTGAGGGGTTAA
- a CDS encoding protein-tyrosine phosphatase family protein, with translation MVYPKFVDENVAFSPMPHPEDIPKLAEEFDAVVVLTYEYELYYDLEELTKRGVEVLHAPIEDFTAPSLEELLEIVEWIEERARKGKKVLVHCLGGSGRSGTVVTAYLMYAHGLPLRDALAKVRSLKPSAVETEEQMEVLKELEEYLRKSRFLNKKE, from the coding sequence ATGGTGTATCCAAAGTTCGTTGATGAGAATGTGGCTTTTTCACCTATGCCTCACCCAGAAGACATCCCAAAACTTGCTGAAGAGTTTGATGCTGTGGTTGTCCTTACATACGAATACGAGCTGTATTACGACTTGGAGGAGCTCACCAAAAGAGGTGTCGAAGTCCTTCATGCACCAATTGAAGACTTTACCGCGCCTTCTCTGGAGGAGCTGCTTGAGATTGTTGAGTGGATAGAGGAGAGAGCCAGAAAAGGCAAAAAAGTTTTAGTCCACTGCCTTGGTGGGAGCGGACGAAGCGGAACTGTGGTAACCGCTTATCTAATGTATGCTCATGGACTCCCTTTAAGGGACGCTCTCGCAAAGGTGCGCTCCCTCAAGCCTTCCGCCGTTGAGACTGAAGAGCAGATGGAAGTGCTGAAGGAGCTGGAGGAATATCTAAGGAAGTCAAGATTTTTGAACAAAAAAGAATAG
- a CDS encoding nitroreductase family protein, which yields MNVLELAKRRRTVRKFKNKKPPIEKLLRALEAAKEAPSGMNAQPWHFVIIESIEMKKQVREICEKGERQFYEKMKGKLGEWLQEKGFTWEKPFLSDAPYLVLVFADVRAPFAVQSTWLAVGYLLLALEEEGLGTVTYTPPNPKEIEELVNAPKHYKLQTILPIGYPDDEKPKYERKALEDVISFEKFE from the coding sequence ATGAATGTCCTTGAACTTGCCAAAAGGAGAAGAACCGTGAGAAAATTCAAAAATAAAAAACCGCCCATAGAGAAGCTCTTAAGAGCTCTGGAAGCAGCAAAGGAGGCTCCCTCCGGAATGAATGCCCAGCCGTGGCACTTCGTTATCATTGAGAGCATTGAAATGAAAAAACAAGTTCGGGAGATTTGTGAGAAAGGGGAAAGGCAGTTCTACGAGAAGATGAAAGGAAAACTCGGTGAATGGTTACAGGAGAAGGGGTTTACATGGGAGAAGCCGTTCTTGAGCGATGCCCCATATTTAGTTCTCGTGTTTGCTGACGTCAGAGCCCCTTTTGCAGTTCAGTCCACATGGCTTGCAGTTGGCTATCTTCTTCTGGCTCTCGAGGAAGAAGGATTGGGAACAGTAACATACACCCCTCCAAATCCCAAAGAGATTGAAGAGCTCGTAAATGCTCCCAAACACTACAAACTCCAGACAATACTGCCTATAGGTTATCCTGACGATGAAAAACCTAAATACGAAAGAAAAGCCCTTGAAGATGTTATCAGCTTTGAAAAATTTGAATAA